tagCGAAGCCTGGAAGGATACTCTGGGCAGGACATTTTGCGTGAAtaccggatgactgtcctgaaAACAGGTATTCGCTACAAATACGGTAGGCGAGCAGAGGTGGATCGAGCAAGTTAGTTGGacgatgaccaaaaaaatttctcaaatactgAGAAATTCTGGATGGTAAGAGACAATGCCGGACAATCGATGTTGGTCGAATAAGATTCACTCTAAAATCGATCAACGTATTGTTTCTGAATTATTTGGGTAGTGGAAGGAAAGTATAATTTGGTGTTTATATTTTCGCAGATATCGCCCAACGAAGGACGCAGCAGTTCTGGCAGTATGACGCCGTTTCAACAATCCTATGGGATTCAGAATAACGCGTGAAACGAAGCTCTGTAGTAGAGAATGATGACACTTAACACCATATACAATGTCAAGCTATCAATTTGAGGATGTCCAGAGACCAAATGAAAACTATCATAAGGAGATGTTTAACTACAAACTGAAATAAGTGATAattgttgatttaaatttgaactcACATGAAAGACCACACGCTAGAtcccaatcaataaatttattcgGGAATCGATaccaaaaccattttaaaatccCTTATtggataaaagtttttgaatcggAATGGTTTGGCAATTCGGatgacaaatcaaacaaactgtATCAACAGTACTTAGAAATATATTAAAGTGTAACCTAAAAAATCATCCAATTGAGAAAATAACATAAAACGCTTCACTTCCCATTGCTTTTAGTTTTCCTCTATCTGATCTAACATAACTATTGATAAATAAGCTCTAAAAACTCCTGATGGAACGGATTTTCACATCGGCTGAACACACGTTAAGATAAATTCGGGACAATTTGTGATGATCCAATATATAGACTGTGAAAACTTAACACATAAATTTAGCATTAACCTAACAAATAAAAGGGGTTTTTAAGGTGTCGCCTATCCTTCAAGTATTTCCTAATATGGCGATGCTTTTGAGTAGGTTCCAATTTCTTCTCTGTATTGTTGCTGCTTCCCAGCTCAATAGGATATGCCTAAGATTATTTGTGACGAAGttacatttttcctttttttttcctattcaaACCGCAGCGCTAGGGCGCTCAGTTGTCCTTCCTTAGCTCTTCCAACTCTTCCTCTGAATTAACGGAATCCTGTTCATCGTCGGAACCATGCACTGAAGGAGCCGGAGTGGTGTGTCCTTAAACGGAAAAGTGAAAGTTAGATAACAAAGCTTGgttcaatatttttaacacttttcttACGGGAAGAGCTTGGGCTTGGTGGGGCGCTAACAGGACGAGGATAGTTGAAGTCGGCAGCACGCTTCAGATAACTCTCAGACTCATCGACGTAATCCGGATAAACAGCTTGCAGTGCCTTGATTCGCGCTTGGCGGTAGTACTGAAAACATAGTAAAACAAGGCTTTAGGACATTTGttcgaaaagtttaaaaaggaCTTACTATTCCCAGATTTCTCCAATCGAGCAGATCGCTCAAACGCTCGGTACGATTACGTTGGATAATTCTCTGACGTCGATTAAGCTTAGAGAAGTCAAACATGAACTTTGCTAGCTGCTGAACACTCTCTTCAACAGCTACGTGGCGACGATCGACGATGTAGATGCCGTACGATTTGGGATCGGCGATATGCTCTTGCATGAAACAACCAAAACCGGAGAGATTAGTCGTGATGCTGGGAATACCCATGACCGTACATTCGGCAGGTGTGTAGCCCCATGGTTCGTAGTACGACGGAAAAACGCCCAAATGACACCCACGCACGAACTCCTCGTAGTCCAAACCGAACAGAGGATTCGTTTGGTTAAGGAACTCTGGATGGAAAACGATCTTCACCCGATCGTACTTGGTGTTGAAGAGATGACAACGACGCACCGATTCCAGCACCGGATCATTCCAGTCATCTACCACGTTATGGGTTGTAACTGGTGGATTTCCATCACGCTGCAACGAGTACAGACAGCGTTTGATCTTGACAATATCTTCCTTCGTCAAAAGATCATCGCCTTCTGGTAAGCGTCCTTGCAAACAAGTGTCGTACATTCGCTTTCCAACCTGCTGCTGGATGCTGTTGATGGTATCACGTAGCTGCTTAGTAACGGCATGGCCACGCAAAGATTCAACATTGAAGTTGTTCGTTTTGGCTGGGAAAATCAAAAATGCCACCACCGTAACATCCGGAAGACTGCTCTTCAACATATGGTTGAGTCGAGCAAGTGCTTCGATGAAGACATCGGCACCCTTGTTCGAGAACTCGTATCGACCGGCAATGAACATGTAGAGGGTTTTATCCAGATCAAAGTTGAAGTGCCCATAGAAATGCCCACGGGTGAATTCGTGGATTTTATCCTTGGCCATGGCATGCAAATTCTGGAACTCGTGAATGGCAGAGAACTTCTTAACGTTCAACCCGTTCGGGGTAATGATGTCCGGTTTACGTTTAAGCAGATGCTCCGACTCGTACCCGGTGATCTCCGATACGGTTGTGAACACATGACTCAAGTGAGATGCAGCTCGTTCCAGACAGTACCGGTGGTAGATTTGACGTTTACCGGCTTCCTCATCGACCGGGAACTTGTCCAAGTTGTTGTAGAAGTCAGTAGCACCCGCACAAAGGTATCGACCCAGTAGTGTGGCATGGGTCGTGAATACGGTGGCGACATCTACGTGCCGGGTCCGGAGCGCTATCAGACCAACGCCGGCCTGCCACTCGTGGAAGTGAGCCACAATGCGCGGTGGTCCAAACTCGTTGTCGTGGGAGTACTGTTCGGCACATTTTTTGAACTGCAACAGATAGAATTTGATAAGTTATTATTTCAGCATCAACGATTATCAATATGTATCTCAATCTAAACTAAGTTAACGATTTCTGGATGATGTcgtatttttatcaaatgcagtcaaaattcaaatgcaCATTGCTTTGAGTTGAGATTCGAGAGTCGAGGGGATTCAAGAGATACTTTTTTGGAGTGGTAAATGTGTAGGGAAATGTCCATTTTCCGGCAATTTATGCGTTCTCGGAAATCGGGAATTTTACGATTCCTGGTCGGAAAAATCTCGGGTAAGAAAATATACAACTGTGGCATACTCTATGGCACATTTAACTCGAACCATACAAGAGGGCATTTGCCCAAATGCGATGATCCTACGATGCCTGTATGCATCTCTGATTGCTCACACGATACTAACATATTTTAGGCAAACACTGATTGCTCACACGATACTTACATATTTTAGGCAAACACAATCAATTGTTGGGGCTggtaaatggtggataatgtgcaacacgagaccccatagtggtcacatccaggcttccgaaaagtactggcgaacgacagtattcttgcgaatgtCGCACATGCACCACGATTCccaaatatttcttccccgacagttttaaaaggagcggtcgtgtgatgtacagcgatggcttgttttacctcatgcgagagtttgttcgtgggtatgaaagttgtttaagcttcgtgacagttttgggaaaatcttcgtgacagttttcaatgcattgaatttcgcatgacagtactacttactccgtccgactgtagccgagattcgctcaggctgagttgatttcgaacgaacgtattttcctttcgcttgaagctactgcgggtggtgatcaccccaatcaccctcccctcccctccccttttcacctaacctgcaccggcaccacacatcgcgttacgcctcggtcgtatgctgctgctcggtgtgaatatatggctcgttcgatctattcgatccgagcagcagcgcatacgatcgggcatgggtacggtaaTGGGCActacagtcacccgtgaca
This sequence is a window from Uranotaenia lowii strain MFRU-FL chromosome 3, ASM2978415v1, whole genome shotgun sequence. Protein-coding genes within it:
- the LOC129753298 gene encoding glycogen [starch] synthase-like, with translation LIKFYLLQFKKCAEQYSHDNEFGPPRIVAHFHEWQAGVGLIALRTRHVDVATVFTTHATLLGRYLCAGATDFYNNLDKFPVDEEAGKRQIYHRYCLERAASHLSHVFTTVSEITGYESEHLLKRKPDIITPNGLNVKKFSAIHEFQNLHAMAKDKIHEFTRGHFYGHFNFDLDKTLYMFIAGRYEFSNKGADVFIEALARLNHMLKSSLPDVTVVAFLIFPAKTNNFNVESLRGHAVTKQLRDTINSIQQQVGKRMYDTCLQGRLPEGDDLLTKEDIVKIKRCLYSLQRDGNPPVTTHNVVDDWNDPVLESVRRCHLFNTKYDRVKIVFHPEFLNQTNPLFGLDYEEFVRGCHLGVFPSYYEPWGYTPAECTVMGIPSITTNLSGFGCFMQEHIADPKSYGIYIVDRRHVAVEESVQQLAKFMFDFSKLNRRQRIIQRNRTERLSDLLDWRNLGIYYRQARIKALQAVYPDYVDESESYLKRAADFNYPRPVSAPPSPSSSRHTTPAPSVHGSDDEQDSVNSEEELEELRKDN